Proteins co-encoded in one Methanothermobacter sp. genomic window:
- a CDS encoding metallophosphoesterase codes for MIAIMADSHDNIPVIKEAVDFLNRERVDMVLHAGDLISPFTAKDFNELKMPFEAIFGNNDGERDGLRAAYSNICDLKEFKVVEVDGVSIAMIHGHQEELVDCLARCGKYDVVVRGHSHQNSVEEKGSLIINPGELCGYVSGKKTFILLDLDDLSHELVEL; via the coding sequence ATGATTGCTATAATGGCTGATTCACATGATAACATCCCAGTTATAAAGGAAGCCGTAGATTTCCTAAACCGCGAAAGGGTGGATATGGTATTACATGCAGGAGACCTTATATCACCTTTCACTGCCAAGGACTTTAATGAACTTAAAATGCCATTTGAAGCTATATTCGGGAACAATGACGGCGAAAGAGACGGTTTAAGAGCTGCGTATTCTAATATATGCGATTTGAAAGAGTTTAAGGTTGTGGAAGTTGATGGTGTGAGTATAGCAATGATCCACGGCCACCAAGAAGAATTAGTTGATTGTCTTGCAAGATGCGGAAAATATGATGTAGTGGTGAGGGGTCACAGCCACCAAAATAGCGTTGAAGAAAAAGGATCTCTGATAATAAACCCTGGAGAATTATGTGGTTATGTCTCAGGGAAAAAAACATTCATACTCTTGGACTTGGATGATCTAAGCCATGAATTAGTCGAGTTATGA
- a CDS encoding argininosuccinate synthase, producing the protein MDKVVLAFSGGLDTSVCIKLLEEKYNMEVITACVDVGQPREEIERPAQVSKELGNYKHYTIDAKGEFAEDYIFRAIKANASYEGYPLSTALARPLIATKIVEVAEEEGASAIAHGCTGKGNDQFRFEAIIRSMCDCDVIAPIRDLNLTRSEEIEYANSCGIPLPPKKQYSIDENLWGRAIEGDILEDPMMEPPEDAFSWTRAPDEAPDNPETIQIGFKDGVPYEINGEKMEPVELIKKVNFIAGKHGIGRVDIMEDRIIGMKSREVYETPAALLLIEAHKALEQLTLTRNELKFADMISGIYSELVYNGLWHEPLREDLDKAIDHMQRRVTGKVNVKLHKGNMRIIGRESPYSLYNEKIVSFEDKSFDQREMKGMVKNYGLQARLYQKLWRE; encoded by the coding sequence ATGGATAAAGTTGTCCTTGCATTTAGTGGAGGCCTTGACACATCAGTATGTATCAAGTTACTCGAGGAAAAATATAACATGGAGGTTATCACGGCATGTGTAGATGTGGGACAACCACGTGAAGAAATCGAAAGACCAGCCCAAGTCTCCAAGGAACTAGGCAATTATAAACATTATACAATAGATGCCAAGGGAGAATTCGCAGAAGATTACATTTTCAGGGCCATAAAAGCTAACGCATCATATGAAGGCTACCCGTTAAGCACGGCTCTTGCAAGGCCACTTATAGCCACTAAGATAGTTGAAGTTGCCGAGGAGGAAGGAGCATCTGCAATAGCCCATGGTTGCACTGGCAAAGGGAATGACCAGTTCAGATTCGAGGCCATTATAAGATCCATGTGTGATTGTGACGTTATTGCACCTATAAGAGATCTTAACCTTACAAGATCCGAGGAAATAGAGTATGCCAATTCCTGTGGAATACCATTACCACCAAAGAAACAATATAGTATAGATGAAAATTTATGGGGAAGGGCCATTGAAGGGGACATTCTAGAAGATCCTATGATGGAACCCCCAGAGGATGCCTTTAGTTGGACAAGAGCACCAGATGAAGCACCAGATAATCCTGAGACGATTCAGATAGGATTCAAGGATGGAGTCCCCTACGAGATTAATGGAGAGAAAATGGAACCTGTTGAACTTATAAAGAAGGTTAATTTTATCGCGGGAAAACATGGGATCGGCCGAGTAGACATAATGGAGGATCGTATCATAGGAATGAAAAGCCGTGAAGTCTATGAGACACCAGCTGCCCTTCTCCTAATAGAAGCTCACAAGGCCCTTGAACAGTTAACACTAACTAGGAACGAGCTTAAATTCGCAGATATGATAAGCGGCATTTATTCAGAACTAGTATATAATGGTTTGTGGCATGAACCCCTTAGGGAGGATCTTGACAAGGCCATTGACCATATGCAACGTCGCGTCACAGGCAAAGTTAATGTGAAACTACATAAGGGTAATATGAGAATCATAGGAAGAGAATCGCCCTACAGTTTGTATAATGAAAAGATTGTCTCATTTGAGGATAAAAGCTTTGATCAGCGGGAAATGAAAGGTATGGTTAAAAATTATGGGTTACAGGCTAGGTTATATCAGAAGTTGTGGAGGGAATAG
- a CDS encoding TrkH family potassium uptake protein produces MMRYVRKRDFLIVGNFLGTIMQAIGLIVLLPIIVATIYNEGNYPSFILPSFLSIAMGTLIKTILKDYFVSEDVIKLKHGMMIASLGWLWATFISTLIFLLFLNIDVTNAAFESMSSWTGTGLTIFSDVESLPKSILFLRSLQQWIGGLGVIIVVIGVLIRPGTAASRLYKSEARDERIKPSIVNTVKIIWWIYITYTLIGITLYCIAGMPLFDAINNTLTNLSTGGMSVKNNNIGSYHNNLIYAITILLMILGGTSFIVHYHILKGNIKQALKDVQLQATIIIILIFSSLTIFLGKIPSNQAIFHVVSALSCTGSSIAPSNVMIVWPPYVKVILIACMIMGMAAGSTTGAIKLIRVITIIKGIYWEIIKILAPEGSVIPREISGKSIGDVEIKEAGSYLNLYLGFMFISWSILVLYGYEPLNSLFEVASAQGNVGLSMGITSATLPTIPKVALIFNMWIGRLEIIPILVLIRSIIEAFKR; encoded by the coding sequence ATGATGAGATATGTTAGAAAACGAGATTTTCTGATTGTTGGAAATTTCCTTGGGACAATAATGCAAGCCATAGGTTTGATCGTATTATTACCTATAATAGTCGCAACCATATACAATGAGGGAAATTACCCTAGTTTTATTCTTCCCTCGTTCTTATCAATAGCTATGGGGACTCTGATTAAAACTATACTCAAGGATTATTTTGTCAGCGAGGATGTGATAAAGTTAAAGCATGGGATGATGATAGCATCCCTTGGATGGCTTTGGGCAACATTTATAAGCACGTTAATATTCCTACTCTTTTTAAACATTGATGTCACAAACGCCGCATTCGAAAGCATGTCATCATGGACTGGTACAGGACTTACAATATTTTCAGATGTCGAATCACTCCCCAAATCAATATTATTTTTAAGGAGCTTACAGCAGTGGATAGGCGGATTAGGGGTGATTATAGTAGTTATCGGCGTGTTAATAAGGCCCGGAACCGCCGCGTCAAGACTTTACAAATCCGAAGCTCGGGATGAGCGAATCAAGCCAAGTATAGTGAATACCGTTAAGATAATCTGGTGGATTTACATAACCTACACCCTTATTGGTATAACATTATATTGTATTGCTGGAATGCCATTATTCGACGCTATAAACAACACCCTCACTAATTTATCCACCGGGGGAATGTCAGTTAAAAATAATAATATAGGCTCCTATCACAACAACCTTATATATGCCATAACAATCCTATTAATGATCCTTGGAGGTACTAGTTTCATAGTCCACTACCATATACTAAAAGGAAATATAAAGCAAGCCCTCAAAGATGTTCAACTCCAAGCCACAATCATCATAATATTGATATTTTCAAGTCTTACAATCTTTCTTGGGAAAATACCATCAAATCAGGCCATATTCCATGTCGTATCAGCTTTAAGTTGTACAGGTTCAAGCATAGCCCCATCAAATGTTATGATAGTATGGCCCCCATATGTAAAGGTGATTCTAATTGCTTGTATGATAATGGGAATGGCTGCAGGTTCAACTACAGGAGCCATTAAACTCATAAGAGTGATAACAATTATTAAAGGAATCTACTGGGAGATAATCAAGATACTCGCACCTGAAGGTTCAGTCATCCCCCGGGAAATATCAGGCAAGAGTATAGGCGATGTAGAGATAAAAGAAGCCGGATCCTATCTAAACCTTTATCTTGGCTTCATGTTTATAAGCTGGTCAATCCTAGTATTATATGGGTATGAACCATTAAATTCACTTTTTGAAGTTGCCTCTGCACAGGGAAACGTAGGACTCAGTATGGGCATAACATCCGCCACGCTCCCCACAATCCCCAAAGTAGCCCTAATATTTAATATGTGGATCGGCAGACTAGAGATCATACCCATACTCGTCCTAATCAGAAGCATAATAGAAGCCTTTAAAAGATAA
- a CDS encoding 3H domain-containing protein, with translation MPTQEPRISQWESAVEYIQAVPTSIFYYGILALIILLIYGIIGSIFIMGLNFYDAIYFTIVTLATVGYGDIVPHTIGQKLFSVTLALGGVGLIAYVFSVGVAVVAMTLEETISGAKIRRIMKAMENHFILCGFGRVGSATFKELKKRNHKVIIIEKDRTLVEKELWEDPNILAIPGDATDEELLKDAGIKRARSIIITTGDDVDNLFITLTSRELNPDVWIVTRASKKENIKRLYRAGANRVISPEVSGGEDIYFAAMEPTMAKITVKHEVKDIEKETEIIIRNGCTIEDIEYHLPEFKRPLIRKVEVSERRQLEKFLKSLEEDAHRRRSLERIYESVSGIHSHWISGPDKKALEKVVEELEEEGLLLGVNLSEDEIKEVARKHGRLVEVIIKPEMTIVENHGVEDIKKEAEIIIDNGCTLEDIEYYLPGFREPLKREIHVDNIEDVERFVEALKKNPSKYEALDRLYTLSGGGVHSHRVSGPDTKSLEKVEDELKGRGFLLGVNLSQKEIKDLIQRSGRVAQILVKHDVGAVDDKRIIVENGGRILDSSHYLPGVRQILTRKLNIKNFEDLINCEKELENPDARRSLTALYKISRNIHSHTVAAPDVKIIKKIETELKKKGLLLGVNLSEDEVWDIIEKEMVEKFCID, from the coding sequence ATGCCCACACAAGAACCTAGGATTTCACAATGGGAATCTGCTGTCGAATATATACAGGCCGTACCAACGTCCATATTCTATTATGGGATATTAGCACTCATAATATTACTCATATATGGTATCATAGGTTCTATTTTTATTATGGGCCTCAACTTCTATGATGCAATCTATTTTACTATAGTCACCCTCGCAACTGTAGGCTACGGAGACATCGTACCCCATACAATTGGGCAGAAACTTTTTAGCGTGACCCTTGCACTTGGTGGTGTAGGCCTTATAGCATACGTTTTTAGCGTTGGTGTGGCGGTGGTTGCCATGACATTAGAAGAAACAATTTCGGGTGCAAAGATCCGTAGGATTATGAAGGCTATGGAAAACCATTTTATATTATGTGGTTTTGGCAGGGTTGGATCAGCCACATTTAAAGAATTGAAAAAGAGAAACCATAAAGTTATCATAATCGAAAAGGATAGGACGCTCGTTGAAAAAGAATTATGGGAGGATCCTAACATCCTCGCGATCCCAGGTGATGCCACAGATGAAGAACTATTAAAAGATGCTGGCATTAAGAGGGCGAGGAGCATCATCATAACAACTGGTGATGATGTGGATAATCTCTTTATTACACTCACATCAAGGGAGCTCAACCCTGATGTATGGATAGTTACAAGAGCAAGTAAAAAAGAAAACATAAAGAGATTATACAGGGCCGGGGCTAATCGTGTCATCTCCCCAGAGGTAAGTGGAGGGGAAGACATTTATTTCGCGGCCATGGAACCTACAATGGCAAAGATAACCGTAAAACATGAAGTCAAAGACATAGAAAAGGAAACAGAGATCATAATAAGGAACGGTTGCACCATCGAAGACATAGAATATCATCTTCCAGAATTTAAAAGGCCCCTCATACGGAAAGTTGAAGTTTCAGAAAGAAGACAATTAGAAAAATTCCTAAAGAGTCTGGAAGAGGATGCTCATCGAAGAAGATCCCTTGAGAGGATCTATGAGTCCGTGAGTGGCATACACTCCCATTGGATTTCAGGACCTGATAAAAAGGCCCTAGAAAAAGTGGTTGAAGAATTAGAAGAGGAAGGATTACTCTTAGGCGTGAACCTTTCAGAGGATGAAATAAAAGAAGTAGCACGTAAACATGGCCGCCTTGTGGAGGTCATAATAAAACCAGAAATGACAATAGTAGAAAACCATGGCGTGGAAGATATAAAAAAAGAAGCGGAGATCATAATAGATAATGGTTGCACCCTCGAAGACATAGAATATTATCTACCAGGTTTCAGAGAACCATTAAAACGAGAAATACACGTAGATAACATAGAAGACGTGGAAAGATTCGTTGAAGCTTTGAAAAAGAATCCTTCAAAGTATGAGGCCCTTGACAGACTTTACACACTCTCGGGTGGGGGTGTGCACAGTCACCGTGTTTCAGGGCCTGATACAAAAAGCCTTGAAAAGGTGGAAGATGAACTCAAAGGGCGTGGATTCCTTTTAGGTGTTAATCTCAGTCAAAAGGAAATAAAGGATCTGATCCAAAGATCTGGTAGGGTTGCTCAGATCCTAGTAAAACATGATGTTGGAGCTGTTGATGACAAAAGGATAATAGTGGAAAATGGTGGCAGGATACTTGACTCATCCCATTATCTCCCTGGGGTAAGGCAAATTTTAACAAGGAAACTGAACATTAAAAATTTTGAAGATCTTATAAATTGTGAAAAGGAACTTGAAAATCCAGATGCTAGAAGATCACTCACAGCACTTTATAAGATATCCCGCAATATACACTCACATACAGTGGCAGCCCCGGATGTGAAGATCATTAAAAAAATAGAAACTGAATTAAAAAAGAAGGGTCTGCTTTTAGGTGTGAATCTTTCAGAGGATGAGGTATGGGATATTATAGAAAAAGAAATGGTTGAAAAATTTTGTATAGACTAG
- a CDS encoding UPF0104 family protein, whose protein sequence is MKHKGLLLLLVGVAIIALMIYLIGPADIAKDLERADPFYLLLAVIIHFVTFGLFTLRWSIATRAVGINIRKRHLLPMLLVGMAINNLTPSARGGGEPVRAYILGKYSSTPIESALATVIADRGLDTFPFIILAIITIVSMILYFDLSPIWIISLIVAVIIILIVFVLALYVSVDNEAGEKFTNWITNILKFFYKRGYEKWSFKIKNAIIEFQDSMRVMLKNKQIFIYGIPLSFLLWLLEILRVYFIFCAFGANVTLIVIAEVFIVATLIGMIPLLPGGLGAIEGMMIILYSAAGISPSISAVVTVVERLISFWMTSILGVACLPYFGAPVVKKLSEKL, encoded by the coding sequence ATGAAACATAAGGGTCTGCTTTTACTCTTGGTAGGGGTTGCTATCATAGCCCTAATGATATACCTTATAGGGCCTGCAGACATCGCCAAGGACCTTGAGAGAGCAGACCCATTCTATCTCTTATTAGCGGTGATTATACACTTTGTAACTTTTGGCCTTTTCACCCTTAGATGGTCGATAGCCACTCGAGCGGTTGGTATTAACATCAGGAAGCGACATCTTCTCCCAATGTTACTTGTGGGCATGGCAATAAACAATTTAACACCCAGTGCAAGGGGTGGTGGAGAACCTGTAAGAGCCTATATCCTAGGAAAGTATTCCAGCACACCAATAGAATCTGCACTCGCCACAGTAATAGCAGATAGAGGACTTGACACGTTCCCATTCATAATATTGGCAATCATCACAATAGTATCAATGATATTATACTTCGATCTCTCCCCAATCTGGATAATATCACTTATAGTGGCTGTTATTATCATATTAATAGTATTTGTGTTGGCATTGTATGTTTCGGTTGATAACGAAGCTGGTGAAAAATTCACAAATTGGATAACTAACATTTTAAAATTTTTCTATAAAAGGGGTTATGAAAAGTGGAGTTTTAAAATAAAAAATGCCATCATAGAATTCCAGGATTCCATGCGGGTCATGTTAAAGAATAAGCAAATATTCATTTATGGTATACCATTATCGTTCCTGCTTTGGCTTCTGGAAATTCTAAGGGTTTACTTTATATTTTGCGCGTTTGGGGCTAATGTTACACTAATAGTAATAGCAGAGGTATTCATTGTAGCAACATTGATTGGGATGATCCCATTGCTTCCAGGTGGCTTAGGGGCCATTGAGGGCATGATGATAATATTATATTCTGCAGCTGGTATTTCACCATCTATAAGTGCGGTTGTAACTGTAGTTGAACGTTTAATTTCATTCTGGATGACATCTATCCTCGGGGTTGCATGTTTACCTTACTTCGGGGCGCCAGTGGTGAAAAAATTATCAGAAAAATTATAA
- a CDS encoding succinylglutamate desuccinylase/aspartoacylase family protein, which translates to MLDPSDIKIIYRDSGGHLEKNAIIREYLRFNPSFRRLFEYSKMGTPLVTLGEGRPRVMITAGVHGNEIPPQLATLELIKFLAHLDITGTVFVIPFAAPWSTMNNTRWFKGVDLNRSSHAPGSVTNTIFKVAVGLNVDALGDFHSTAPRSNPGRESIFCSKKPCRKSYLIAKYISRMGSSDVIVYENAASHYKGALEDECNLGGVGAVTCEVVSKNGSLTLGSLERSLLQMKAFLKYFNII; encoded by the coding sequence GTGTTAGACCCCTCCGATATTAAAATTATCTATAGGGACTCCGGCGGCCATTTGGAAAAAAATGCTATTATAAGAGAGTACCTTAGGTTTAATCCATCCTTTAGAAGATTGTTCGAGTATTCTAAGATGGGAACTCCCCTCGTGACCTTGGGGGAGGGGAGGCCCCGTGTCATGATAACTGCAGGTGTTCATGGTAATGAGATTCCACCGCAGCTTGCAACTCTTGAACTTATTAAATTTCTTGCTCATTTAGATATTACTGGGACGGTTTTTGTTATACCTTTTGCCGCGCCATGGTCGACTATGAACAATACTCGTTGGTTTAAGGGCGTTGATCTTAATCGTTCTTCCCATGCTCCGGGTTCTGTGACGAATACTATATTTAAGGTTGCGGTTGGTTTGAATGTGGATGCTCTTGGGGATTTCCATTCAACCGCGCCAAGGAGTAACCCTGGGAGGGAGAGTATTTTCTGTTCTAAGAAACCTTGTAGGAAAAGTTATCTGATAGCAAAGTATATAAGTAGAATGGGCTCATCAGATGTTATAGTTTATGAGAATGCGGCTTCACATTATAAAGGCGCTCTTGAGGATGAATGCAATCTTGGTGGGGTGGGCGCGGTTACTTGTGAAGTCGTGTCGAAGAATGGTTCATTAACCCTTGGAAGCCTTGAAAGATCGCTCCTTCAAATGAAAGCTTTCCTCAAATACTTTAATATAATCTAG
- the fhcD gene encoding formylmethanofuran--tetrahydromethanopterin N-formyltransferase, with product MEINGVEIEDTFAEAFDIKVSRVLVTAATKKLAKIAATEATGYGTSVIGCSAEAGIDSYVPPEETPDGRPGYTIMICNPTKKGLDHELLERIGMGILTAPTTAVFDALEDPDEKLNVGFKLKFFGDGYEKDLEIAGRKVHSIPIMSGDFLIESDLGIKDGVAGGNFFILGDSQGSALLAAQAAVDAIEAVSGVITPFPGGVVASGSKVGANKYKFLDASTNEKMCVTLKDEVEGSQIPEDVNGVYEIVIDGVDEKAVKEATRAGIEAACKVPGVKKISAGNYGGKLGAYQIKLHELF from the coding sequence ATGGAAATAAATGGGGTCGAGATAGAGGACACATTTGCAGAAGCCTTCGATATTAAAGTTTCAAGGGTTCTTGTCACAGCAGCAACCAAGAAACTTGCAAAGATAGCCGCGACGGAGGCAACAGGCTATGGAACATCTGTCATAGGATGTTCAGCCGAGGCGGGTATAGATTCATATGTACCACCAGAGGAGACACCTGATGGAAGACCAGGATACACTATAATGATATGCAATCCCACAAAAAAGGGTCTAGACCATGAACTACTTGAGAGGATAGGGATGGGCATACTCACAGCACCAACGACTGCGGTATTCGATGCGTTGGAGGATCCTGATGAAAAATTGAATGTCGGATTCAAATTAAAATTCTTTGGGGACGGTTATGAGAAGGATCTTGAAATAGCTGGCAGGAAAGTCCATTCCATCCCTATAATGTCCGGCGATTTCTTAATCGAAAGCGACCTGGGGATAAAGGATGGTGTTGCTGGTGGAAATTTCTTCATATTAGGCGATAGCCAAGGATCGGCGCTTTTAGCAGCCCAGGCAGCGGTTGATGCAATAGAGGCTGTTAGTGGTGTTATAACACCATTCCCTGGTGGAGTAGTTGCTTCAGGGTCCAAGGTAGGGGCTAACAAGTATAAGTTCCTTGACGCGTCCACAAATGAGAAAATGTGCGTCACATTAAAGGATGAAGTTGAGGGAAGCCAGATACCAGAAGATGTAAACGGAGTTTATGAAATAGTCATTGATGGTGTCGACGAAAAAGCTGTGAAGGAGGCTACAAGGGCTGGTATAGAAGCAGCCTGTAAAGTGCCAGGTGTCAAGAAGATCAGCGCAGGGAACTATGGTGGAAAACTTGGAGCCTATCAGATAAAACTCCATGAACTATTCTAG
- a CDS encoding TRAM domain-containing protein, with protein MFGDYRKESYSAPVNVGEEYEVKIEDLGRDGDGIARVEGFVIFVPGAKIGDEVKIRISATRRKFAFAELVEE; from the coding sequence TTGTTCGGAGATTATAGGAAAGAGAGTTACTCTGCACCTGTTAATGTTGGTGAAGAGTACGAGGTTAAAATAGAGGACCTAGGCCGGGACGGTGACGGAATCGCCCGCGTCGAAGGTTTCGTGATATTCGTCCCTGGTGCGAAGATCGGTGACGAAGTTAAAATAAGGATCAGCGCAACCAGGAGAAAATTCGCATTCGCAGAATTAGTAGAAGAATAA
- a CDS encoding TrkA family potassium uptake protein — MYVVIMGGGRVGLTLASFLISDGHDVTLIESDESLCADAAVELDALVICGNGTDTKTLEEANIKDADVFVAATGNDEANLLSCILAREYNVPKIIARVSNPDHEDAFHKVGIKYVISPERTAAGYLEKLITRPKVADLIVLGHGDAEILDMTVKNHEVVGKRIGDISPTEEYIIIAIHTNGEIKIPQPDMILEENTKISVLVKMEAVQKVTNLFAG; from the coding sequence ATGTATGTTGTTATAATGGGTGGTGGAAGGGTAGGACTAACACTCGCAAGTTTCCTAATATCGGATGGACATGATGTAACGCTCATAGAAAGTGATGAATCATTATGTGCCGATGCCGCTGTTGAACTTGACGCCCTCGTAATCTGCGGTAACGGTACAGATACGAAAACCCTCGAAGAGGCTAACATAAAAGATGCTGATGTCTTTGTTGCGGCCACAGGAAACGATGAAGCTAACCTCTTAAGTTGCATACTCGCAAGAGAGTACAATGTCCCCAAGATCATTGCAAGGGTTAGTAACCCAGATCATGAAGACGCATTCCACAAGGTAGGCATTAAATACGTTATAAGCCCTGAGAGGACCGCAGCAGGATACCTTGAAAAACTCATAACCAGGCCCAAAGTGGCTGATCTTATAGTTCTTGGTCATGGGGATGCTGAAATCCTTGACATGACCGTGAAAAACCATGAAGTAGTCGGCAAAAGGATAGGGGATATTTCACCCACAGAAGAGTATATAATAATAGCAATTCATACCAATGGTGAAATTAAAATACCCCAACCAGACATGATATTAGAAGAAAATACCAAGATATCTGTCCTCGTGAAGATGGAAGCGGTCCAGAAAGTTACTAATCTCTTCGCAGGCTAA
- a CDS encoding NAD(P)H-hydrate dehydratase has product MRPIDMMVVDLNAEYLGIPRLSLMENAGKAIARQINKMVDNGRVTIFAGTGGNGGDGFVAARHLLNMGFTVEVILLAHPSKIRSKEAKKNWEVLEKMRISPVPLELKIIEDSSQLETLYSAVIVDAILGTGIKGRLREPIRSAIKLINKSEALKVAVDIPSGVEPETGEVLDVAVEADYTVTFHRMKDGLKMADPTFTGEIIVSDIGIPIICELFTGPGDLLRLPKRKGSSHKGENGRILIIGGSSEYAGAPALAGLAALKAGADVVTIACPESAMFPIKSYSPDLIVKGFPGDHINTKILKEALKMAKRADCILIGCGGGLEPDTSEAFNLLVQEIMKMEKPLVIDADGLKLIKKDTIKDYPNLILTPHEGEFREFFSLKSPIIIEDFKEKVTAYHSIANNIKGLVLLKGPIDMIFHGEKVRLNRTGTPGMTVGGTGDCLAGIAASLWAQGLTPMDAAALAAFINGRAGEMAEKEYGYGFTASEMINFIPKAMSIPSTTSDIT; this is encoded by the coding sequence ATGAGGCCTATTGATATGATGGTCGTGGATTTAAATGCAGAATATCTTGGGATCCCCCGGCTTTCATTAATGGAGAATGCTGGAAAGGCTATTGCCCGGCAGATAAATAAGATGGTAGATAATGGACGTGTAACAATCTTTGCAGGTACGGGGGGTAATGGGGGTGATGGTTTTGTGGCCGCACGACACCTTTTAAACATGGGCTTTACAGTCGAGGTTATATTATTAGCCCACCCTTCAAAGATAAGATCAAAAGAAGCTAAAAAAAACTGGGAAGTTCTAGAGAAGATGAGGATTTCTCCGGTACCTTTAGAGCTTAAGATAATTGAGGATTCATCCCAACTTGAAACACTATATAGTGCTGTGATAGTTGACGCTATCCTTGGTACAGGCATAAAAGGGCGGTTAAGAGAACCTATAAGATCAGCCATAAAACTCATAAACAAATCTGAAGCACTTAAAGTCGCTGTAGACATCCCGAGTGGCGTTGAACCCGAAACAGGGGAAGTGTTGGATGTTGCAGTTGAAGCAGATTATACTGTGACATTCCATAGGATGAAAGATGGCTTAAAAATGGCAGATCCGACTTTCACAGGAGAGATAATAGTATCTGATATTGGGATACCTATCATTTGTGAATTATTCACCGGACCAGGAGACCTTCTGAGATTACCCAAGAGGAAAGGTTCAAGTCATAAAGGAGAAAATGGTAGAATACTGATAATAGGAGGAAGTTCTGAATATGCAGGGGCTCCTGCACTTGCAGGTTTAGCCGCTCTCAAAGCCGGCGCAGATGTTGTGACAATTGCATGCCCAGAGTCCGCCATGTTCCCTATCAAATCATATTCACCAGATCTCATCGTCAAAGGATTCCCAGGAGATCACATCAACACCAAAATATTAAAAGAAGCACTTAAAATGGCAAAAAGGGCTGATTGCATCCTAATAGGCTGTGGGGGAGGTTTAGAACCCGATACATCAGAGGCGTTCAACCTCCTCGTCCAGGAAATCATGAAAATGGAAAAACCCCTTGTAATAGATGCTGACGGATTAAAACTAATAAAAAAAGACACCATCAAAGATTACCCTAATCTTATCTTAACACCACATGAGGGAGAATTTCGAGAATTCTTTTCACTAAAGTCTCCAATTATCATCGAAGACTTTAAAGAGAAAGTCACAGCCTATCATTCAATAGCAAATAATATAAAAGGCCTTGTATTATTAAAAGGGCCGATTGACATGATATTCCATGGTGAAAAAGTGCGATTAAATAGAACAGGGACTCCAGGGATGACAGTAGGAGGTACCGGAGATTGTCTTGCGGGTATCGCAGCATCTCTATGGGCCCAAGGATTAACGCCAATGGATGCAGCTGCACTGGCAGCGTTCATAAACGGTAGAGCAGGGGAAATGGCTGAAAAAGAATATGGTTATGGTTTCACGGCCTCTGAGATGATCAATTTCATCCCCAAGGCCATGTCTATTCCCTCCACAACTTCTGATATAACCTAG